The DNA segment AAAATTAGAAATTCGGGTacggtaccttaattttttcggaaagcaatacttacctatggtaatagggcaaggaaagtgaataCCAAAACACAATACAAATGAAAACAAGTAGGTTATTCGAAGTTTGTTCTAAAAGCATTTTGTGTGTATGGATTGTAAATTGattgtgtaattgaagaattttgaagtgacctctgagctacatttggactgttgtataaattataattggaaccgttttgggtgtaagttagcctgtggtacttttctgtaagttgtataattctgaatgattgaataaataaaagcaATGTGTTCtttgtgaatattttcaaattaatattggaaTTTGCCATATATCTGCAGGTACCTTGACTCCAGCCAAGCGCATTTTCTCAATAGTGGGGTCTGTCTGAACAACTAAGAGAGGAAGATTCCCTCTGACAGTTAAAAAGAGTTCTTTACATTGAAGCAAGTACTATTTCAAAGTGCTCAAAATCTAATAACCACATAAGAAATAACAAGCCATTTTTCAAGATTATCGAGAATTCCTTGAAAAGTCAAGGAGGTTCAACGAAGCTGTCCCTGGATCTAGTACACTTTATTCAAAAGTTTGAGAGTTAAAGCAAATAGCCCACTTGAGACATAAgtgatataatttatataatatgtaaTACAATTCCTATCCAATCTGATATTGATATGTAATGGAATTTGATTTCAAGTGATAGTGAATTGAAGAGACCTTATTctgataaatttataattttttcaacccATAATCCTCATTAGTAAAAACGTATGCATTGACATAAGTTGAATAACAGTTATCATGTCTCAGACTCTTTTCTTCAAAGcttgaatattgtaaaatattcccGGACCCCCCTAAAAGCTTTATTGGAGAGTCCTCCAGGGTACGGTAACCTACCGCCCCTGAAAGCCACATGTCCGgatcttgtttcaaaaaatttGGTAAACCTATAGGCTTAGGTTACGATAAAGTATTATAATACTAAAATAAAACAGTATTTATACCGTACAACAAAGAACTATAAGATTGCATAATATAcagataaaaaattatcaataacttacatttgaataaaattgatcaaGCAAACCTCAAAGCAAAATAACTATCTTTTTATTCAAACATTTCTTACTGAAACTATCCCCATTGTTTCTTGATATTCAATCAAGAATTGTTACTAAAAATAGCAACTTTAAAATGAgttaaaaattagaatttttaaaaataaacataaaaattactTGATTTGTACGTAGTAATATTATCtgaaacataacctcaattctAAGCATCATTACACCCGACAGCTGTTATCTATAAACACATAAAACAGCTGTCAGGAGTCAGAGAGAGCCGGCTATTGAAAtttgtaaacataacctatacCGTCTTTCTCAGAACGAAACTACTTCAtactttaaaatttataataatatgtttattgatttcaattaatttaattttttaaataaaatatatgaattgTGATACAATGTAAAAGTTATTTTATTGTGACACAACAaacaaaagtgaacaaatgTGTAGGCCTAAAAAAcgttaataattttattcgagTTGCTTTAGAATGGCCAAAAGGAAAGTAAATAGTGATTTTGACTTTGAAAAAGTTTTACTGGTGTTGAGTCTTGTGCGAATACTATCAATTTACATGATTCAAACATCGTTTGTTCCTGATGAATATTGGCAAAGCTTGGAGATTGCTCATAAAATGGTATTTGGATATGGCTATACCACTTGGGAGTGGGTGCATGGTATTCGAAGTTTCTTTTATCCTCTTTGGTTTGCAGGAGcctataaatttattgaaatttttggtTTGGACTCGAGAAAAACAGTAATATATTTGCCTCGATACATGCAAGCAATATTCTCAGCATATGCTGATACCTGCGTTGCATCCTGGTTCAGATTCATGTTGGGACCCACATATAAATCTCTATCATCATGGGTGAGTTTACTTTGGATGATGTGCTTGTTTGTATCGTACTGCTCTACACGGACACTTTCAAATACAATTGAGCTGAATTTTACAATTATTGCACTATACTTGTACCCATGGTCTTTGCttgagaagaaagaaaaaacaaaaagttTATTGGTTGAAAGCAAAATGAAAAGCAGGACATATTTATGGTTTGTAGGGCTGGCTTGTCTCTCAAGACCCACATCTGCAATAATTTGGTTACCACTTTGCTTTTATGACATTGCTGTCAATTCCAAACCTTTTCTTCTTTTGACCAAAGTATACTtaatcatttttctaaaagtatttgtttcaacaattttaattgatacatttttctataaaaaaattgttattacacctttaaacttttttctctacaatttttctTACAACATTGGTATTCACTATGGTGCTCATTCATTTTTTTGGTATGTTACTGTAGGTATACCTGTTGTTCTAGGGCCTCTAGTTTTACCCTtttatcaagaaatatattcaataacattttctatTTTGTCTTACTTGTTCTCAAAGTACTGGAatcatcaaaaaactttgatgaagttGAGTAATATagatttgattttatattttaccgTTATGTGGACTCTTTTCTGCTACAGTTTGGTGCCACATAAAGAATTTAGGTTCATTTTGCCGTTAGCTCCAATCATGTTCTATATTTCAGctttacatttcaaaaaatatggtggaaaaaatattacatGTTTCATACGCAACTCAAAATATGTATTAGTTCTAAGTTTGCTGATGCTATTGAGTAATTTTATAGGTTCCTTCTACCTAGGCCAATGGCATCAAATTGGTCCTTTGGATACTATTTCCATTCTAGCAGAAGAGGCCAGCTCAAATTCAAATAAGTCatcttttttgtttttgatgcCTTGCCATTCTACTCCTTTGTACAGTCACTTGCATGTAAATGTTACAACCAAATTCCTAACATGTGAGCCAAATTTCCAAAGAGATCCCGTCTATAAAGATGAAGCGGACTTATTTTTCGAGTACCCAAGTGGCTGGCTCCATAAAAATTATCCAAAAATCGACGATTGTAGTTTGCCATCGCATATAATTATGTTCTCCAACTTGAAAATTTggattgatgattttttaagtCGGTATAGATACACACTTTGGAAATCCGTATTTCATGCTCATTTCACTCAAGGTAAACAAAGTGAgaatatagaaatttataagttgaattggACAAAACCAATACACTGTTTTCCTTAGAGATATCATTGCAACCATTGTAGCAAATTTTAATGCCCTAGATTACTTTACACATTAATTCACTTATGAGTAGCCTGTTTCAACTTAGAATTTTCAactaagctactatttcaacttaaGGATTTaatccttttaaaaatttatcttttctgATTATGGTGTTCCaacattttttgtatttattacaGGCTTGGTATATCATGTTATATAGCATTATCACGTCTACATTTTAATACTGTTCACTTAATACTagtaaattgtaaataaataatactcaaCTACAAATATACCAGTCAGTATTCTTGTACATTAGCTCTTGAAAGCTTTGTAGCCTACTTTCATTGTgactaataaatgaatttttgtatCGATAAAGTGATTTTCTTTGGAGTACCTTTACCAGGGTTTAATTTAAgggtgtgcaaaggctaaaaataaactttctactcttgatatttttccaaatttttctatttgtatatcatcaagctatcaaaatgaaaaagttttctcaggaaaacattttttttctgatcattactttttgagatatgagcgcctaatgttttatttttttggacagaacatttcaaatttcgtaagagataaatccatgagatttagaggatagattcttcatggtattgttgatctagtaaaacaaaaagtttctgaaaatatcaatttttaagatagttattcaatttactaaaaataaccaaaaatgacttttagttgagttatttttggtaaattgaataactttttcaaaaattgatattttcagaaaatttttgtttcactagatcaacaataccatgaagaatccatcctctaaatctcatggatttatatcctaccgaatttgaaatgttgtcccaaaaattcaaactttaggcactcatatctcaaaaggtaatgatcagaaaaaaatgttttcctgagaaaactttttcattctgatagtttgatgatataaatatcgaaaaacttggaaaaatatcaccagtagaaagtttatttttagcctttgcacagccttaatagcttatttaattcaactaagCTCTATTCTAGCTTTTCTCAGGTGAAACCAGTAGCTGGTATTCACTTGCATTGGCGTTATTTTCATCCTTGTCTTCTATGAGAGCATCACTCAACCTGTGTTATCCTGCTCACTTGGAATTGTcaacattggttgaatgggaaataggttgaaattattcataaggaattgaatctcactatagctgcATGATCAGGGAACAAATTGCTAACATAACGCCTGAAATGCTGGCACGAGTCATGAACGCCAAACGCCAAAAATCGGTTTACTCAGTGTATGGAGAATGGGGGACGTCATCTAcctgatttgatattcaaaactaattgaaacaaaattttatatatgtgtctacattacaaaaaataaatacaaacttttcTGATCCATGTAAAGAGTTGTATTTACTAAAAAGAAGGTAGTTTTGCTgcctcactctgtataatgtattcatctattatttattaggaAGCTTTTTGGATGAAGCTAAGAAAACATTGTGTAACTTCTACAGTCAAATAATTCTCAATAGAatgtaaatttaattatttattagaaataatttcaaattcatttattgcatgAAATAAATACACAATTGAATATACTTCacaatttcaaatgaatggGTACGTCCACAATGCACGCTGGTTAAGCAGGTAGTCAGATTCAGATTTTCGGCGCCGAATATCTGACTTGGATGTGTCCAAAGTGCAAGCAGGTTGGCAGGTTGGAAACGTCACCTGCCCGTTTGTGATCAGTGTATCATGGATCTTACAAGAGAAGAGACAGCAGCTTTACTGCTGCTTACTGACAATGTGGTGACGAAGTTAAGACCTGTGAGAAGTGAAGTGCATCCTATTAATAAGTTAAGATCTACTTACGGGGAATACTCACATCTTTTTCCGCAGCTTCTGGCCGATGAGAACAGATTTTTCGAATA comes from the Nilaparvata lugens isolate BPH chromosome 1, ASM1435652v1, whole genome shotgun sequence genome and includes:
- the LOC111044075 gene encoding GPI mannosyltransferase 3 — its product is MAKRKVNSDFDFEKVLLVLSLVRILSIYMIQTSFVPDEYWQSLEIAHKMVFGYGYTTWEWVHGIRSFFYPLWFAGAYKFIEIFGLDSRKTVIYLPRYMQAIFSAYADTCVASWFRFMLGPTYKSLSSWVSLLWMMCLFVSYCSTRTLSNTIELNFTIIALYLYPWSLLEKKEKTKSLLVESKMKSRTYLWFVGLACLSRPTSAIIWLPLCFYDIAVNSKPFLLLTKVYLIIFLKVFVSTILIDTFFYKKIVITPLNFFLYNFSYNIGIHYGAHSFFWYVTVGIPVVLGPLVLPFYQEIYSITFSILSYLFSKYWNHQKTLMKLSNIDLILYFTVMWTLFCYSLVPHKEFRFILPLAPIMFYISALHFKKYGGKNITCFIRNSKYVLVLSLLMLLSNFIGSFYLGQWHQIGPLDTISILAEEASSNSNKSSFLFLMPCHSTPLYSHLHVNVTTKFLTCEPNFQRDPVYKDEADLFFEYPSGWLHKNYPKIDDCSLPSHIIMFSNLKIWIDDFLSRYRYTLWKSVFHAHFTQGKQSENIEIYKLNWTKPIHCFP